One genomic region from Apodemus sylvaticus chromosome 1, mApoSyl1.1, whole genome shotgun sequence encodes:
- the Sertad1 gene encoding SERTA domain-containing protein 1, whose translation MLSKGLKRKREEEEEETMDALSVDSWWLDQSHPAVAQTPPTVASSSLFDLSVVKLHHSLRQSEPDLRHLVLVVNTLRRIQASMEPTTCLPPEPTQPTAPSVADNLLASSDAGLSASMASLLEDLNHIEDLNQVPQPQADEGPPGRSVGGVPPNLGALDFLGPATGCLLDDGLEGLFEDIDTSMYDSELWLPASEALKPGPENGPAKEDTPELDEAELDYLMDVLVGTQTLERPPGPGR comes from the coding sequence ATGCTGAGTAAGGGTCTGAAGCGCAaacgggaggaggaggaggaggagacgatGGACGCCCTCTCAGTGGACTCGTGGTGGTTGGATCAGAGCCACCCAGCAGTGGCACAGACCCCGCCGACCGTGGCTTCCAGCTCTCTCTTTGACCTCTCGGTGGTCAAGCTCCACCACAGCCTGCGGCAGAGCGAGCCAGACCTGCGGCACCTGGTGCTCGTGGTGAACACATTGAGACGCATCCAGGCGTCCATGGAACCCACGACCTGCCTGCCGCCTGAGCCCACGCAGCCCACAGCCCCCTCTGTGGCAGACAACCTTCTGGCTAGCTCAGACGCGGGCCTCTCAGCCTCCATGGCCAGCCTCCTGGAAGATCTCAACCATATTGAGGACCTGAACCAGGTCCCCCAGCCCCAAGCAGATGAGGGTCCTCCGGGTCGCTCTGTCGGGGGTGTCCCACCCAACCTGGGGGCCTTGGACTTCCTTGGCCCAGCCACTGGCTGTCTGCTGGACGATGGACTGGAGGGCTTGTTTGAGGACATTGATACCTCCATGTATGACAGTGAACTTTGGTTACCAGCCTCAGAGGCGCTCAAACCTGGCCCTGAGAATGGCCCGGCCAAGGAGGACACGCCAGAGTTGGATGAGGCTGAACTGGACTACCTCATGGATGTACTAGTAGGCACACAGACACTGGAACGGCCGCCGGGGCCCGGGCGCTGA